From the genome of Rhipicephalus microplus isolate Deutch F79 unplaced genomic scaffold, USDA_Rmic scaffold_22, whole genome shotgun sequence:
TGTATTAGCAAACCGCAACAATTTATCTGCCCTCATGAGAGCCTCTCTACGTAAAGATTGTTCAATTGGTAAAGTGCGTAATATTGCGATGGTTATAAATTCATGATACCTGTATATAtggtcacggggtcgtgacgcggccgaagacaggagactctatgttgggatttaactgtttatttgggcgaacctatgccggctaaacggaaagtccgatacagtaccagtcttgcacagatagcaacaaagagaagtttattgacttccaaccaaggataaagtacatgacaaaaacatcgagcttcacgactacaaagggtgcatgtacaatcaggaaagcaccactacaGAGGCAAAATGTATGTGGGGGAATGTACCCgtctatttactgtacagcgcgtggtgctccagcaggcttaatcatgcgcggcggtaggtcttctcaacacgcggttggaacaagtagcgacttcgcgctgtacaactctaggtattatttcttttttgtcgcctgaaacaatgctgcttttgtacacggtaagtgcatgcccggaagtataaaagaggccttgaggctgGGGGGCGCAGGGAGGCGGGTGCaagggagcgggggggggggggggggctcttgtcTTCCCCCAAAAAAGGCATCAGCAACAATCTGCGCGTAAAAAACCGACTGAAGGCGCCAATCAATGAAGAAGGCGCTATACAAAAATTAACTCAAGTGTCGACCAGCACACTTTGCCCGAATCGATTACAAATAACAACGACAATGGGGTGATGAAATGAAAAAAGTAATACAGATATACagatgtatttatatatatatatatatatatatatatatatatatatatatatatatatatatatatatatatatatatatatatatatatatatatatatatatacaagtcccCTTCTGCATGTGCTTGACAGCGGGAGGGGGGTCACCAGGTACTGCTGGGGCAGCTAGCTTGCCATTCCACAGAAAAAAGAATTTGGTATGCCAGCGACGAAGGAagttttcctcgccgctggcctcgagttcgccGGATAGGTGGGCCCTTAGCAACCGCCGGATACGCGAGACTACCGGAAACGCGCTCCGCACAGGCTTTCTACGCGCCTCCGCTAGCGATCTCCTTTGCCAAACAGCTAGCATCGTGAAGATCAGCACAAGTTGGCAGAAGGCACCTTTGTTGCCCTTGTGGTGGGGAGGTGGGCGGATACCAAAGGAGTGGGCTACTATCCGCCACACGGGTTTCACCACCACGCATAGGAACAACGCGTGATCCTGCGATTCAACTGCATAACAGTTCGGGAAACGTGCATCCGGGACTATTCCAAATTTATGCAGGCGTTGTCTGGTGGGGAGGACGGACCAGGCCTTTTTCAGGAGGAAATCCTGTGCATCACGGGGGGGTGCCGCAACGGAGCGAGAATAATTCGCGCCTCGCGCGCtcagctcgtttttttttcagtgtcgctcagctgcttccgcgtgatggcttcaacgatgcgcgctggcgggtcctcatccacatcgccttcgggcacttcttgcctcaacatgcgccaggtagccgaAGCCGTTTTACAGAAGGGCGCGGTTGCCTCAGCAAAGGGCCCGGTGTGGCGGCCAGCATCCagccagtcgtgcttcactccacTCCAGTAGAGGAGTAGGTTGCGCCCTAGGTAATCACTCGCGCGCGCGAGCAGGCGGGCGGTTTTCGGGACAAGGACTCTGCTCGTGGTCAACACATGAGGTAGGCCGAGACCCCCTTCTGACACTGCCagttgtagcaagttttgcttcaatggTGGCGGTTTCCCATCCCAGAGGTATGCGTTAATGAGTTTGGTCAACTGGCTTGCCGTTCTTGTAGGCATCACCGCTACTCGGCTCGCGTGCGAGGCTAGggcgcaaatgcttgttttgaCGGCTACGTCTTTCTCGTATAGCGTCAGGCTTTGTAGGCTAGCGCTCTCTTACACTTGTGCAGCCCTGTCCACGACTCGGGACCACGTTGACGCCGTAACTCCCTCGCGGGAAAAGTATATACCGAGGGCCTTAACAGCGGTGACTACCTCGAAGTTGCCGATCACGTGCGCCAGGAAATGGCCGAATAGGAGGGCTTTACACTTCCTCTCATTTAGCTGTGCACCTGATGCTAGGGCGTATGACGCGAATACCTGGTGAAAGCGCTTGAGACTGCTTGGATCTCGCACAAAAAgggagatatcgtcagcgtatgcAAGGACTTTCAGGTCCGCAGTTCCTGTGAGAGGAAGGCCCCGGATGTGCGCGTCGCTTGCCAGGGATGTAAGTAGCGGCTCTATCGCGAGTACAAAGAGGGTTGGGCCAAGCGGGCACCCCTGCCTGATCCCTCTCGTGTACTGAAAGGTGTCCGTCGTGGAGCCATTTACTACTACGTGGCACCTGAGGTCTGAGTACAGGAGCCTTATCACTTGTACAAAGCTTGCCGGTAGGCCAAACTCTCGCAGAGTTTCGAACAGGTAGGTGTGCCTGACCCTATAGAAAGCCTTGGCCTGATCAAGAGAAAAAAAGGTTCCAGTGACTCTTTTCTCCGAAGCGTACTGGAACACGTCCCTTGTCGTGGTCAGGTTGGTGAACATTGATCTGCCCCGGACTGCGCAAGCCTGGTGTGGAGCAATAATATCCGGCAGAAAGGTCCTTAGTCAGCTGTTCAAGATTGACGCCACGATGTTGTAGTCTACATTTAACAACGTGATCGGGCGCCAAGAAGCAGGGTCGTCCGGCGGTGCACCTTCTTTAAGAATGAGGACTACGCGCCCCATGCCGAAGGAGGCAGGTTTCGCGTTCCTTTGAGGACCGTGTTGATTATGGCTAGGAGCGGTTCACATAGGCTCTCGAAAAATGTGGCGTAGAAGCCCGCTGTGAGGCCGTCCGCACCGGGAGCCGAGTTTGGTGGCATTGACTGGATAGCGGCCCTCAATTCCGGTAACGTCGCTGCGCTGCACATAGTCAGGCATTCATCCTCTTCCAGACGCTTAAGGAATTTACACAGCTCCGACAGGGACGCTGGCTCCGAGCGATCATTGTGGCGTCCGGCTAGTGAAAGGCTGTCTCGAAGTCGTGCAAGAAGGTCGCCTCGATTTCGACCGCGTCTGTCGCGAGAGATAAGATCTGGGCGCTTTACTTCTGCAATACGCACAGAGCCGGTTCCCCTTACTTCGCGCGAGACTACCTCTGGCCGCTCGTTCGAGGTGGCCCAAGTCGCGCGCTTTTCGCCAGTAGCTGCCCGAAGAAGCCGTTCGTACTGCACCTTGAGCGAGGCTAGGTAATCTCGTGTACCTAGCCTCGTGTACCTAGCCTCGTGAGGGTGTCAGCACTCTGAATGATACGCATTCTGCGCAGTAACTGGTTCATCTGCGATGTCAAGCgctttttccttttacggccttCGTCTTGGAGGAGCACCTTCCAGGCCTCCTTGAGGTCGTCCCAGGTAGTCGGGGTTACGCGGGGGGATGCTCTAATTGAGGCCTCTATGAGCGTCTTGATCTGTGGTGCAGACACCGGATCCTTTAGTAGTGCAGAATCCAGGCGCCACGATGTGTCGGCTGGTTTGGGGCCCGGCTTTGCACGGAGGGTTGTTAGCAGTGGCGCGTGATCAGACAGAGTGGCCTGAGGGGGTGGCAACGGGATCACTTCGCACGCTGTTAGGGATGGAAGTAGGAGCTCCGGTAAGTACGCACGGTCTAGCCGGCTAGCGGGGACCCTCGACACGCGGGTGGGGCCGAAGTCGTTGTCGTGGAGGCAGACCCATGCGTCTGAAAGTCGGAGGCGTTCAAGAACTTTGATCAGTTCTTTTGCACGGTAGGCTGAGCCTCCGCAACTTGGTCCCCGGATATCTCTCGCAGTGTCGaccacacagttaaagtctccaaggacaACGTGCGGGAGGGGGGCCAGCAGGTACTCGCCAAGCTCCCTGAAAAAGGGGTTCGTCTCCGATCTAGTTACTGGCGCGTGCACGTTCACAAACCGGACTTTCTGCCCATCGATGAAGATATCAAGCATGAATGTGTGGCTGTCAACGCCAAACACGCAATGGGCTTTTTGCCTAAACCTCCCGGTGACGAACACAACCCCAACTCCGCATGACCTGGTCCTCGTCAATGAGAAGAACGCTTCGACATGACAGAGGCTGCGGAAGCGAGCGACGTTGAGGGGGGATCGGAAGTTCGTCTCCTGGACGAACAACAAGTCGATGCTGCGGGCTTTCGCAAAGGAAACGACAACGGTTTGTTTCGTCGTGTCGCGGAAACCGCGAACATTCCAAGTGGCGAAACGGATTCGGTCAGCCATCAGTCGCACTATGATGGAGTGGAAACGAGGGGGGTACGTGAGTGTGTGGAAGGGAGTGGTGGAGGCAAGGGGCAGCAGCGCATGGGGGAGTGAAACAGGATGGGGTAAACGGCGGCGCCGGCACGCACGGGCACTGCTGTCTGTAACGAAGGAAGGTGTTATCAGATCGTCGCGCTGGCTTTAGGGGGTGGTTCCCCTTCGCCTGCGGCGCTTTGGCCGAGCTTCTGCGTCTTCGTCTTCGGTGGGGCATCGCTGTCCCTCGCCGTCGCTTCTGACCCAATTCGGCGTTGTCGCGCCTCTCTGCTTGTGGCTCTCCCTCtcgtttctttcttgttctcCTCTCCCTGGCGTCGGCACAAGCGCGAACGAGCTCTCTGCTCGCGGCCTGGCACCCGCTGGGACGCGAGTGGGTCAAGTTGGCGGTCTGTGTAGGGTGATGCTTTACTGGAGGGGGGCTCAAAGGAGAAGGGCTGGTTTATTTGAGCACGGTCTTGGTCGTCAGGGAGCGCGTAATACCCGCGGCTCACGATGGGCAATTCGTCCTTGGCGGGGTCATTGGTAGCGTCGTCCAAGTCCTGGGCGCACACTCGGGCCAACACGTTAACGGGTGTTTTGGAGGCGGTTTGGGGGGCTCACTTCTCTTGAAAGTTTCGGCAAGCACCGGGAAGTTGTGGCCTTCATCTTAGACTGACAGGAGGACGAATGGCATAGACGGGGACGATTGGGCCGAGACGGTTTCGAGGTAGCTCGATTCCGTTTCCGATGACATGGGGGCGGCATCGTCAGCCTTCTCGGGCTTGTCTTCCTCGTTGGTGGATGAATCTGCCGCAGTGCTTCCTGTGACCAGGCTGGCATCCGTTTCGCGGCCTTGGAGGGAGGGAGGCCTTGGGGGGCGCGGGCCACGGTCCTGGGTACGAGCACTTGTAAGCGAGAGGCGGGTTCGCCTGGCTTCTGCGACGGGGAGCCACTCGGCTGGACCGCGTTCGACGCGAGGTCCGATACCGAGGGGAATCCACGAGCAGCTGACGCATAAGAGCGCCTCCTAAAACATTCTT
Proteins encoded in this window:
- the LOC142786341 gene encoding uncharacterized protein LOC142786341 — its product is MLDIFIDGQKVRFVNVHAPVTRSETNPFFRELGEYLLAPLPHVVLGDFNCVVDTARDIRGPSCGGSAYRAKELIKVLERLRLSDAWVCLHDNDFGPTRVSRVPASRLDRAYLPELLLPSLTACEVIPLPPPQATLSDHAPLLTTLRAKPGPKPADTSWRLDSALLKDPVSAPQIKTLIEASIRASPRVTPTTWDDLKEAWKVLLQDEGRKRKKRLTSQMNQLLRRMRIIQSADTLTRLGTRG